The Dreissena polymorpha isolate Duluth1 chromosome 4, UMN_Dpol_1.0, whole genome shotgun sequence region CGGTGGTAGGCTATTTTGGGAAAGATTTGTACGGTATTTAGGAAACTCAGGTAAGGCGCGCAATATGGTACAGATTGGTACGGAATTTAGTAGGGGATGTGCGAAATATGGTATACATTCAAATGTGTTAAAATTGGCGTGTCGTCTGTATTTTGCGTTGATAACCGAATTTTACTTCTTTGACGTATCCGGAAGGTGTCAAGCCCATCAAAGTTCAAAAGAATATAGTTGTCAAAAACAAATTCATAATTCTTTATAAGAAAGAAAGTTACTTAAAAAGCTTGCTTTTGAAAGAGATTATACGATATCTTTAATGTGCAGGATCGTATACGCATTTAACAACATAAAGTTTCCAGAACCTATGCGCAGCGGAGTAATATATAGTTTTCATTTCAAATGAAACATACTAATTTGTGTCAGATCAAATTAAATTAGAAACGATTATCGATTTATGTTTTTGTcggcaaataaaacaaaattattgtccATTTATTGCTAACTATTGAACAACGCGAGTAAACGCTCCAATTTCTAAATTCTTACATATCAAACATTTAATAGCGTGGTTTAAAGACCAATAAACAACGACCTTTATGAGTTAACAAAGGAACAAATGATAACTCACTTTGGTAGGCTCTTTGTGGTCGAAGGGGTCCTCCTTGAGTGAAGGGATTGTGAGCGCCTCGGGGTGTTCCCGTCGTCGTCCGCTGCGGGCTCGCCGCTCGTCTTTCCAGAACCCTTGGTTCTTCTTGAGGACTTCCTTCTCCTTGACTTTTTCCTCCTGTTAAGAGCGAACATCATACTTGTATcacatcgtcatcattatcatcatcaacatcatcatcatcatcatcatcatcatcatcatcatcatcatcatcatcatcatcatcatcatcatcactaacctcatcatcatcatcatcatcatcatcatcatcatcatcatcatcatcatcatcatcatcatcatcatcatcatcatcatcatatcaccATCAAAATCACCATCATAATCACTaacctcatcatcatcataatcaccttcaccaccaccaccaccaccatcatcatcattatgatcatcaccaccaccacaaaatATAAGCATCTTAATCATCAAGAACTGAagtagaatttaaaaaagtaCTTGCTGTAAATAAAACGCAAGAGTGCAGTGTCTGAAATATTTAAGCTCTTTAAATCCAATAATACAACATGATTATTGCATACGTCtaattttaacacatttatgcctagtggactctcccattcttcaaaattggatcaatttatttccaaaataagggatgtctagtatatttatttctatatttagaatatttcttacagaaatttctttaagcaaacagcgcagaccctgatgagacgccgcatcatgcggcgtctcatttgggtctgcgctgtttgccaatgccttttttctagacgctaggcatgaatgggttaactaGAACATTTAGCATGCAAATCGATAAAGTACAACACCATTTACAACACCAGGAATGTATGAAAAAAAACTTCATGTCGGTTAAGAAACCGCCATATATAAGCTTTATGAAAATGTGACCGACGCTTACATCTGCGTTTAGCTCCGTCGTAAGTAAAGAACCCTCATATGAACTTTATGAAAACATGCCACAGACTTACATCTGCTTGTATCTCCATTGGATGTCTAAGCCGAGGTGTTCGTTTGCGGTTGGTTCGACTACTTTCCGCGGAAACGTCGCCGAAACGTCTCCTGTCGCCGCTGTGAGGCGCCTTGGCGCTAGATCCTGCACGTGAAAACATCATATTGAAACCGAACTAGACAGACCTTTCATGGGTGCGTCGAGTATCCCAAcagtaacacatttttttttgtgTCATACACACTGGTCAGTTAATTTTAAAGTTCGTCAGTTAAGTTGAATGTTTAAAAAGACTACTCATCGTCACAAAGGTTGTAGTAAGGTATATAGATCTTCGTGTACATAATTAAAGCTGAAATCGTTCAGGCATGTGAAACGCATGTTTTATCATGCTAGTATGTTCCTGTATTGACACCTTCCGGCCTTACTTCCCTGGACACTCAGTTACAGTTTTCTGCACCGATTTGAATGAAATGGTCGATATGTTACTCGTGCACATAAATCAAAAAACGACTATTGTACCGGTTTTGAAAATCAACTGAAGTTTAACTGATTTCACAAGCATCTCGAAATTatctattaaattatattttctagCTTACATGTCGTATACTTGTGGAAAGTCCATCTTGAATACAATTTATATCAACGATAAATGATTCATTTTGTTCAAGATTGTGCAAAATACTCTTCAAACACTTCGAAAACGCTTGTGTTATTGTAATCTACAACAGCCGAAGACCTGTCAAAGTACGattttcatttttatcatttaacgTAGCATCGGGATATTTAACACGCCGAAATGGATTTCGATTAAAGAGCGTCCAATAAAGATCGCGATTATGGGTGGATTATTACCCAATCTATCAGAAAACGATCATTTATcgatgttatttgtattgaaaaccTATTAAATCACGTTCTGCGGTAGCGTTTAAACCGAGGCGGTTTATAACACCCCTTGCAAAAGGCTTTAAggtgttttaattttataattattatattagcGCCTACATTCACGTAACATGTAAAATAGCGGTTTGTTGTTAAAACGTGCGGCGGCTATTTCTTCGTTCTAAAAATCGTTAACACATCGTTGTAAACATTAATGGAGACtgtgaaatatttcaaaataaatacataaagttTTCATATTTCGCAGATGTTCTTATTCTACTTGAAGTACGtgcttaacaaatatatataacaaaaatatattggtTTCTTCCAGACATTTTTCTTGCCGTTGTTGGTTTTCGCAAAGCCCAAAATATTTGCTCATCGATCATTTGAATCTCGGTCTGGAAAAACTGGGTTATacgcatgtgcgtgaagtgtcgtcccatattagcctgtgcagtacgcacaggctattcagagtCGACTACTTATTCAGAGACGACAATCTCCAACCTTACTGGAAATACTTTCCTTACACAAAAAATTCAAtacaacggaaagtgtcgtccctgataagcctatgtggacttCGTAGGCTtatatggggcgacactttaagcacatggatttaacttaatttaaacaGAACACGGCTTATTTAAAAATTCTTTCTTTTGGTAAAACGAGCGGTTTTCTGTGTGATTTATCAAGCCTGTTGGTAAACAAACTCGCACAATTATTGTGTGTTATGGGGCGCTTTTACACGTTCACAACATACCTTTGAGTATAAGTATAtacacattaacccatttatgccaagtggac contains the following coding sequences:
- the LOC127877472 gene encoding uncharacterized protein LOC127877472 isoform X2, yielding MEIQADEEKVKEKEVLKKNQGFWKDERRARSGRRREHPEALTIPSLKEDPFDHKEPTKPTTAPVFSAAPGGKSAVSMRLEREKSTFIEPPTDPKTSDAVFEKASHLWNYKTQTFWGGGV
- the LOC127877472 gene encoding uncharacterized protein LOC127877472 isoform X1, yielding MMFSRAGSSAKAPHSGDRRRFGDVSAESSRTNRKRTPRLRHPMEIQADEEKVKEKEVLKKNQGFWKDERRARSGRRREHPEALTIPSLKEDPFDHKEPTKPTTAPVFSAAPGGKSAVSMRLEREKSTFIEPPTDPKTSDAVFEKASHLWNYKTQTFWGGGV